Proteins encoded in a region of the Polyodon spathula isolate WHYD16114869_AA chromosome 9, ASM1765450v1, whole genome shotgun sequence genome:
- the LOC121320873 gene encoding cullin-4A-like, translating into MMSEETGQKNNNKANFPALAEHTNGLTKPSALVTKPGTSKKLVIKNFKDRPRLSDNYTQDTWKKLQEAVGAIQNSTSIKYNLEELYQAVENLCSYKVSATLYKQLRQVCEDHVKAQIHQFREDSLDNVLFLKKMNKCWQDHCRQMIMIRSIFLFLDRTYVLQNSMLPSIWDTGLELFRSHIISDKVVQSKTVDGILQLIERERNGEAVDRSLLRSLLTMLSDLQVYKDSFEQKFLKETHRLYAAEGQSLMQEREVPEYLHHVNKRLEEETDRVITYLDQSTQKQLILTVEKQLLGEHLTAILQKGLHHLLDGNRITELTLLYQLFSRVKGGLQVLLQHWSEYIKTFGSALVMMPEKDKDMVQELLDFKDKTDQITEACFQKNEKFINSMKESFETYINKRPNKPAELIAKYVDSKLRAGNKEATDEELERILDKIMIIFRFIHGKDVFEAFYKKDLAKRLLVGKSASVDAEKSMLSKLKHECGAAFTSKLEGMFKDMELSKDVMIQFKQFMQNQSDPGNIELTVNILTMGYWPTYIPMEVHLPPEMVKLQEVFKMFYLGKHSGRKLQWQPTLGHAVLKSEFKEGKKELQVSLFQTLVLLMFNEGEEFTFDEIKTATGIEDGELRRTLQSLACGKARVLIKNPKGKDVEDGDKFLFHADFRHKLFRIKINQIQMKETIEEQVSTTERVFQDRQYQIDAAIVRIMKMRKTLSHNLLVSELYNQLKFPVKPGDLKKRIESLIDRDYMERDKDTPNQYHYVA; encoded by the exons ATAGACCAAGGCTCTCGGACAATTACACTCAGGATACATGGAAAAAACTTCAGGAGGCAGTGGGAGCCATACAGAATAGCACCTCGATTAAATACAATCTGGAAGAGCTGTACCAG GCAGTGGAAAACCTTTGTTCCTATAAGGTATCTGCTACGCTGTACAAACAGCTAAGACAAGTCTGTGAAGATCATGTCAAAGCGCAGATACATCAGTTCAGAGA AGATTCTTTGgacaatgttttatttcttaaaaagatGAATAAATGTTGGCAGGATCACTGTAGACAAATG ATAATGATAAGaagcattttcttatttttggaTCGAACATACGTCCTGCAGAATTCAATGCTGCCCTCTATTtg GGACACGGGTCTGGAGTTGTTCAGAAGCCATATAATCAGTGATAAGGTGGTCCAGAGTAAAACTGTTGACGGCATTCTTCAGCTGATTGAGAGAGAACGGAACGGGGAGGCTGTAGACAGAAGCTTGTTACGCAGTTTGCTAACTATGCTTTCCGATCTGCAG GTGTATAAGGATTCTTTTGAACAGAAGTTTTTGAAAGAGACTCATCGTTTATATGCAGCTGAGGGTCAAAGCCTGATGCAAGAGAGAGAG GTACCAGAATATCTTCACCATGTCAACAAACGACTAGAAGAGGAGACGGATAGAGTAATAACATACTTGGATCAGAGCACACA gaaacagcTAATACTCACTGTGGAGAAGCAGTTACTCGGAGAACACCTAACAGCCATCCTTCAGAAAG GGCTTCATCACCTGCTGGATGGAAACAGGATAACTGAGCTCACCCTCCTGTACCAGCTCTTCAGCAGGGTCAAAGGAGGACTGCAGGTGCTTTTGCAACACTGGAGCGAATACATTAAG ACCTTTGGAAGTGCACTAGTGATGATGCCTGAGAAAGATAAAGACATGGTTCAGGAGCTGTTAGACTTCAAGGATAAAACAGACCAGATCACTGAGGCCTGCTTCCAGAAAAATGAAAAGTTTATCAATTCTATGAAGGAATCCTTTGAGACGTATATAAACAAGAGGCCCAACAAGCCTGCAGAACTAATAG CAAAGTATGTTGATTCCAAATTACGTGCTGGAAATAAAGAAGCAACAGATGAAGAGCTGGAGAGAATACTGGATAAGATAATGATCATCTTCAGGTTTATCCACG gtaAAGATGTGTTTGAGGCATTTTACAAGAAAGATCTTGCCAAGAGGCTACTGGTTGGGAAGAGTGCTTCAGTAGATGCTGAGAAGTCAATGCTGTCCAAACTGAAACATG AATGCGGAGCAGCATTTACCAGCAAACTAGAGGGGATGTTTAAAGACATGGAGCTATCGAAAGATGTCATGATTCAATTCAAacag ttcatgCAGAATCAAAGTGACCCGGGCAACATAGAACTCACAGTTAATATCCTCACGATGGGGTACTGGCCTACGTATATACCCATGGAGGTGCACCTTCCTCCTGAG ATGGTGAAACTTCAAGAAGTATTCAAGATGTTTTACCTTGGCAAGCACAGTGGCAGAAAGCTGCAGTGGCAGCCCACACTTGGACATGCTGTTCTCAAGTCAGAGTTTAAGGAG GGTAAGAAGGAGCTTCAGGTGTCCCTCTTCCAGACCCTTGTCCTTCTCATGTTCAACGAAGGAGAGGAGTTCACCTTTGATGAGATTAAAACAGCTACTGGAATAG aGGATGGTGAGCTGAGAAGAACTCTACAATCTCTTGCCTGTGGAAAAGCTCGAGTTCTCATTAAAAACCCCAAAGGAAAAGATGTGGAAGATGGGGATAAATTCTTATTTCATGCTGACTTCAGGCACAAGTTATTCAGGATAAAGATAAACCAGATACAAATGAAAGAAACg ATTGAGGAGCAAGTGAGCACAACGGAGAGGGTGTTTCAAGACAGACAGTACCAGATAGACGCTGCCATTGTCCGCATCATGAAGATGAGGAAAACTCTGAGCCACAACCTTCTTGTGTCTGAGCTCTACAATCAACTCAAATTCCCAGTCAAG CCTGGAGACTTGAAGAAGAGAATTGAATCCCTCATTGACAGAGACTACATGGAGAGAGACAAGGACACTCCCAACCAGTACCATTATGTGGCATAA